A window from Mytilus galloprovincialis chromosome 8, xbMytGall1.hap1.1, whole genome shotgun sequence encodes these proteins:
- the LOC143042869 gene encoding magnesium transporter NIPA2-like isoform X2, whose translation MSYNNTTQPSILNVTEETLHQVSEADIYGFWIGFSLAIFSNAFTGSSYIVKKLGLNRVAKKQEGVLPDHDGYGYLKEWLWWVGMSLMIFGEILNFLAYIFAPATLVTPLGALSVIVTAVMSSIFLKERLNIIGKVSCGLCVIGSTVMVVHSPQETQVHSMDEMLEKVQEPIFIVYCLTLLGVALVFIIILAPKYGGKYVLVYQAICGILGSFTVMGSKGTGIAISQTVKGDQQFTNWFTYVNLAIVIACILVELNFLNRSLAKFNTAVVIPINYVLFTSFVVSLSAVLFKDFFYMNWKDIVSFFLGFIIVVGGIFLLNSFKDMDITMKNLPKAHKKEIEKDETINILVNGNIKNTNDTYRKLDNSQSIASIDQIVFETK comes from the exons ATGTCTTATAACAACACTACCCAACCAAGCATTTTAAATGTAACCGAGGAAACACTACACCAGGTATCTGAGGCAGATATATATGGTTTCTGGATAGGATTTAGTCTTGCTATATTTTCAAATGCATTCACTGGAAGTAGTTATATAGTGAAGAAACTTGGATTAAATAGAGTAGCCAAGAAACAAGAAGGAGTACTGCCAG ATCATGATGGATATGGTTATCTTAAAGAATGGCTCTGGTGGGTCGGAATGAGCTTAA TGATCTTTGGAGAAATCCTGAACTTTTTAGCCTACATTTTTGCCCCGGCCACATTGGTTACACCATTAGGTGCTCTGAGTGTTATTGTGAC agCTGTCATGTCATCAATATTTTTGAAAGAGAGACTTAATATAATAGGTAAAGTGAGTTGTGGATTGTGTGTCATCGGATCAACAGTCATGGTTGTACATTCACCCCAAGAAACCCAAGTTCACAGTATGGATGAAATGTTAGAGAAAGTTCAAGAAccaa tatttatcgTGTACTGTTTAACGCTATTAGGCGTTGCGTTGGTGTTTATAATAATCCTAGCGCCGAAATATGGAGGAAAATACGTACTGGTTTACCAAGCGATTTGTGGGATCCTTGGGTCTTTTACTGTTATGGGATCTAAAGGAACCGGTATAGCTATATCACAGACAGTCAAAGGGGACCAGCAGTTCACGAACTGGTTTACTTATGTTAATCTGGCTATAGTCATTGCATGTATATTGGTTGAGTTGAACTTTCTGAACCGGTCATTAGCTAAATTTAACACCGCTGTTGTGATACCAATTAATTACGTGCTATTTACATCGTTCGTTGTTTCTTTATCTGCTGTTTTGTTCAAAGACTTTTTCTACATGAACTGGAAGGATATAGTATCGTTCTTTTTAGGTTTCATAATTGTAGTAGGTGGAATATTCTTACTTAATTCCTTTAAAGACATGGATATAACGATGAAAAATCTACCGAAGGCTCATAAGAAAGAAATAGAAAAGGATGAAACTATAAACATTCTAGTCAATGGAAATATCAAAAATACTAACGATACTTATCGAAAACTGGACAATAGTCAAAGTATAGCTAGTATAGACCAGATTGTATTTGAAACAAAATGA
- the LOC143042870 gene encoding magnesium transporter NIPA2-like isoform X2, with protein sequence MEEKPVSKTKKNSNILYGVIACTAVLCVGLWWITMNSTSTDVTGSTPQTLLDKMGRDNISSSRDPDKLTPEDITSFWIGFGLAFSSTIFIGTSFIFKKLGLRKLASQGTRADQGGYGYLKEWLWWAGMSLMILGEFANFAAYAFAPATLVTPLGALSVIVSSVLSSIFLREKLNILGKMGCALCVIGSTVMVLHSPQEQEVASMDILKEKVQEPGFVIYAFLMVGTAIFFMIFVAPKYGNRTVLVYITICSTLGSFTVMGCKGVGVAIHQTLHGQNQFTNWLTYVFLSAVIICILVQMNFLNRALDIYNTAVVTPIYYVFFTTCVIVASLVLYKEFFSMSTKDIFGFICGFLIICMGIFQLNAFRDVNISLKNLPKAHRDELPKVSLNGGSINQENTDEQRLLENDSISAKDYHDEDDSHPI encoded by the exons ATGGAAGAGAAACCAGTCAGCAAAACAAAA AAAAACAGCAACATCCTTTATGGGGTAATAGCTTGTACTGCAGTTTTATgtgttggtctctggtggataacTATGAACTCCACATCCACAGATGTAACCGGTTCCACACCTCAAACATTG TTAGACAAAATGGGACGTGACAACATCTCCTCCAGTAGGGATCCAGATAAATTAACACCAGAAGACATCACTAGTTTCTGGATTGGCTTTGGATTGGCCTTCAGTTCTACTATTTTTATAGGAACCAGTTTTATCTTTAAGAAACTGGGATTACGTAAACTTGCTAGTCAGGGAACCAGGGCAG ATCAAGGAGGTTATGGCTACCTGAAGGAATGGTTATGGTGGGCTGGAATGTCGCTCA tgatattggGTGAGTTTGCCAACTTTGCTGCCTATGCCTTTGCTCCTGCTACATTAGTCACACCACTAGGTGCTCTCAGTGTTATTGTCAG TTCTGTTTTATCTTCAATATTCCTGAGAGAAAAATTAAACATACTAGGTAAAATGGGCTGTGCACTGTGTGTGATTGGGTCTACAGTCATGGTTTTACATTCACCACAAGAACAGGAAGTGGCCAGTATGGACATTCTAAAAGAAAAAGTACAGGAACCAG ggtTTGTAATATATGCTTTCCTGATGGTGGGAACTGCCATATTCTTTATGATATTTGTAGCGCCAAAGTATGGTAATCGAACAGTTCTAGTTTATATAACAATATGTTCTACTCTGGGATCATTCACTGTGATGGGATGTAAAGGAGTGGGCGTTGCCATACATCAAACTCTTCATGGGCAAAATCAGTTTACAAACTGGTTGACTTACGTCTTTCTTTCAGCTGTTATAATTTGTATATTAGTGCAGATGAACTTTTTGAACCGTGCACTAGATATTTATAACACTGCAGTAGTGACACCTATATATTACGTCTTTTTCACAACGTGTGTTATAGTGGCATCATTAGTTTTATATAAAGAATTTTTCTCAATGTCGACCAAAGATATATTTGGATTTATATGTGGGTTTTTGATAATATGTATGggtatttttcaattaaatgctttTAGAGATGTGAACATCTCACTTAAAAACTTGCCGAAGGCGCACAGAGACGAATTACCGAAAGTCAGTTTAAATGGAGGGTCAATAAACCAGGAAAACACTGACGAACAAAGGTTATTAGAAAATGACTCAATTAGTGCCAAAGATTATCATGATGAGGATGATTCTCATCCAATTTGA
- the LOC143042870 gene encoding magnesium transporter NIPA2-like isoform X1, producing the protein MVTYDKWSLWCDNRLNSQKNSNILYGVIACTAVLCVGLWWITMNSTSTDVTGSTPQTLLDKMGRDNISSSRDPDKLTPEDITSFWIGFGLAFSSTIFIGTSFIFKKLGLRKLASQGTRADQGGYGYLKEWLWWAGMSLMILGEFANFAAYAFAPATLVTPLGALSVIVSSVLSSIFLREKLNILGKMGCALCVIGSTVMVLHSPQEQEVASMDILKEKVQEPGFVIYAFLMVGTAIFFMIFVAPKYGNRTVLVYITICSTLGSFTVMGCKGVGVAIHQTLHGQNQFTNWLTYVFLSAVIICILVQMNFLNRALDIYNTAVVTPIYYVFFTTCVIVASLVLYKEFFSMSTKDIFGFICGFLIICMGIFQLNAFRDVNISLKNLPKAHRDELPKVSLNGGSINQENTDEQRLLENDSISAKDYHDEDDSHPI; encoded by the exons ATGGTCACTTATGATAAATGGTCATTATGGTGTGATAACAGGTTAAACTCTCAG AAAAACAGCAACATCCTTTATGGGGTAATAGCTTGTACTGCAGTTTTATgtgttggtctctggtggataacTATGAACTCCACATCCACAGATGTAACCGGTTCCACACCTCAAACATTG TTAGACAAAATGGGACGTGACAACATCTCCTCCAGTAGGGATCCAGATAAATTAACACCAGAAGACATCACTAGTTTCTGGATTGGCTTTGGATTGGCCTTCAGTTCTACTATTTTTATAGGAACCAGTTTTATCTTTAAGAAACTGGGATTACGTAAACTTGCTAGTCAGGGAACCAGGGCAG ATCAAGGAGGTTATGGCTACCTGAAGGAATGGTTATGGTGGGCTGGAATGTCGCTCA tgatattggGTGAGTTTGCCAACTTTGCTGCCTATGCCTTTGCTCCTGCTACATTAGTCACACCACTAGGTGCTCTCAGTGTTATTGTCAG TTCTGTTTTATCTTCAATATTCCTGAGAGAAAAATTAAACATACTAGGTAAAATGGGCTGTGCACTGTGTGTGATTGGGTCTACAGTCATGGTTTTACATTCACCACAAGAACAGGAAGTGGCCAGTATGGACATTCTAAAAGAAAAAGTACAGGAACCAG ggtTTGTAATATATGCTTTCCTGATGGTGGGAACTGCCATATTCTTTATGATATTTGTAGCGCCAAAGTATGGTAATCGAACAGTTCTAGTTTATATAACAATATGTTCTACTCTGGGATCATTCACTGTGATGGGATGTAAAGGAGTGGGCGTTGCCATACATCAAACTCTTCATGGGCAAAATCAGTTTACAAACTGGTTGACTTACGTCTTTCTTTCAGCTGTTATAATTTGTATATTAGTGCAGATGAACTTTTTGAACCGTGCACTAGATATTTATAACACTGCAGTAGTGACACCTATATATTACGTCTTTTTCACAACGTGTGTTATAGTGGCATCATTAGTTTTATATAAAGAATTTTTCTCAATGTCGACCAAAGATATATTTGGATTTATATGTGGGTTTTTGATAATATGTATGggtatttttcaattaaatgctttTAGAGATGTGAACATCTCACTTAAAAACTTGCCGAAGGCGCACAGAGACGAATTACCGAAAGTCAGTTTAAATGGAGGGTCAATAAACCAGGAAAACACTGACGAACAAAGGTTATTAGAAAATGACTCAATTAGTGCCAAAGATTATCATGATGAGGATGATTCTCATCCAATTTGA
- the LOC143042870 gene encoding magnesium transporter NIPA2-like isoform X3, protein MTVAECLTMKNSNILYGVIACTAVLCVGLWWITMNSTSTDVTGSTPQTLLDKMGRDNISSSRDPDKLTPEDITSFWIGFGLAFSSTIFIGTSFIFKKLGLRKLASQGTRADQGGYGYLKEWLWWAGMSLMILGEFANFAAYAFAPATLVTPLGALSVIVSSVLSSIFLREKLNILGKMGCALCVIGSTVMVLHSPQEQEVASMDILKEKVQEPGFVIYAFLMVGTAIFFMIFVAPKYGNRTVLVYITICSTLGSFTVMGCKGVGVAIHQTLHGQNQFTNWLTYVFLSAVIICILVQMNFLNRALDIYNTAVVTPIYYVFFTTCVIVASLVLYKEFFSMSTKDIFGFICGFLIICMGIFQLNAFRDVNISLKNLPKAHRDELPKVSLNGGSINQENTDEQRLLENDSISAKDYHDEDDSHPI, encoded by the exons ATGACTGTAGCAGAATGTTTAACAATG AAAAACAGCAACATCCTTTATGGGGTAATAGCTTGTACTGCAGTTTTATgtgttggtctctggtggataacTATGAACTCCACATCCACAGATGTAACCGGTTCCACACCTCAAACATTG TTAGACAAAATGGGACGTGACAACATCTCCTCCAGTAGGGATCCAGATAAATTAACACCAGAAGACATCACTAGTTTCTGGATTGGCTTTGGATTGGCCTTCAGTTCTACTATTTTTATAGGAACCAGTTTTATCTTTAAGAAACTGGGATTACGTAAACTTGCTAGTCAGGGAACCAGGGCAG ATCAAGGAGGTTATGGCTACCTGAAGGAATGGTTATGGTGGGCTGGAATGTCGCTCA tgatattggGTGAGTTTGCCAACTTTGCTGCCTATGCCTTTGCTCCTGCTACATTAGTCACACCACTAGGTGCTCTCAGTGTTATTGTCAG TTCTGTTTTATCTTCAATATTCCTGAGAGAAAAATTAAACATACTAGGTAAAATGGGCTGTGCACTGTGTGTGATTGGGTCTACAGTCATGGTTTTACATTCACCACAAGAACAGGAAGTGGCCAGTATGGACATTCTAAAAGAAAAAGTACAGGAACCAG ggtTTGTAATATATGCTTTCCTGATGGTGGGAACTGCCATATTCTTTATGATATTTGTAGCGCCAAAGTATGGTAATCGAACAGTTCTAGTTTATATAACAATATGTTCTACTCTGGGATCATTCACTGTGATGGGATGTAAAGGAGTGGGCGTTGCCATACATCAAACTCTTCATGGGCAAAATCAGTTTACAAACTGGTTGACTTACGTCTTTCTTTCAGCTGTTATAATTTGTATATTAGTGCAGATGAACTTTTTGAACCGTGCACTAGATATTTATAACACTGCAGTAGTGACACCTATATATTACGTCTTTTTCACAACGTGTGTTATAGTGGCATCATTAGTTTTATATAAAGAATTTTTCTCAATGTCGACCAAAGATATATTTGGATTTATATGTGGGTTTTTGATAATATGTATGggtatttttcaattaaatgctttTAGAGATGTGAACATCTCACTTAAAAACTTGCCGAAGGCGCACAGAGACGAATTACCGAAAGTCAGTTTAAATGGAGGGTCAATAAACCAGGAAAACACTGACGAACAAAGGTTATTAGAAAATGACTCAATTAGTGCCAAAGATTATCATGATGAGGATGATTCTCATCCAATTTGA
- the LOC143042870 gene encoding magnesium transporter NIPA2-like isoform X4 → MGRDNISSSRDPDKLTPEDITSFWIGFGLAFSSTIFIGTSFIFKKLGLRKLASQGTRADQGGYGYLKEWLWWAGMSLMILGEFANFAAYAFAPATLVTPLGALSVIVSSVLSSIFLREKLNILGKMGCALCVIGSTVMVLHSPQEQEVASMDILKEKVQEPGFVIYAFLMVGTAIFFMIFVAPKYGNRTVLVYITICSTLGSFTVMGCKGVGVAIHQTLHGQNQFTNWLTYVFLSAVIICILVQMNFLNRALDIYNTAVVTPIYYVFFTTCVIVASLVLYKEFFSMSTKDIFGFICGFLIICMGIFQLNAFRDVNISLKNLPKAHRDELPKVSLNGGSINQENTDEQRLLENDSISAKDYHDEDDSHPI, encoded by the exons ATGGGACGTGACAACATCTCCTCCAGTAGGGATCCAGATAAATTAACACCAGAAGACATCACTAGTTTCTGGATTGGCTTTGGATTGGCCTTCAGTTCTACTATTTTTATAGGAACCAGTTTTATCTTTAAGAAACTGGGATTACGTAAACTTGCTAGTCAGGGAACCAGGGCAG ATCAAGGAGGTTATGGCTACCTGAAGGAATGGTTATGGTGGGCTGGAATGTCGCTCA tgatattggGTGAGTTTGCCAACTTTGCTGCCTATGCCTTTGCTCCTGCTACATTAGTCACACCACTAGGTGCTCTCAGTGTTATTGTCAG TTCTGTTTTATCTTCAATATTCCTGAGAGAAAAATTAAACATACTAGGTAAAATGGGCTGTGCACTGTGTGTGATTGGGTCTACAGTCATGGTTTTACATTCACCACAAGAACAGGAAGTGGCCAGTATGGACATTCTAAAAGAAAAAGTACAGGAACCAG ggtTTGTAATATATGCTTTCCTGATGGTGGGAACTGCCATATTCTTTATGATATTTGTAGCGCCAAAGTATGGTAATCGAACAGTTCTAGTTTATATAACAATATGTTCTACTCTGGGATCATTCACTGTGATGGGATGTAAAGGAGTGGGCGTTGCCATACATCAAACTCTTCATGGGCAAAATCAGTTTACAAACTGGTTGACTTACGTCTTTCTTTCAGCTGTTATAATTTGTATATTAGTGCAGATGAACTTTTTGAACCGTGCACTAGATATTTATAACACTGCAGTAGTGACACCTATATATTACGTCTTTTTCACAACGTGTGTTATAGTGGCATCATTAGTTTTATATAAAGAATTTTTCTCAATGTCGACCAAAGATATATTTGGATTTATATGTGGGTTTTTGATAATATGTATGggtatttttcaattaaatgctttTAGAGATGTGAACATCTCACTTAAAAACTTGCCGAAGGCGCACAGAGACGAATTACCGAAAGTCAGTTTAAATGGAGGGTCAATAAACCAGGAAAACACTGACGAACAAAGGTTATTAGAAAATGACTCAATTAGTGCCAAAGATTATCATGATGAGGATGATTCTCATCCAATTTGA
- the LOC143042869 gene encoding magnesium transporter NIPA2-like isoform X1: MITSSFFVGSLDFLSKMSYNNTTQPSILNVTEETLHQVSEADIYGFWIGFSLAIFSNAFTGSSYIVKKLGLNRVAKKQEGVLPDHDGYGYLKEWLWWVGMSLMIFGEILNFLAYIFAPATLVTPLGALSVIVTAVMSSIFLKERLNIIGKVSCGLCVIGSTVMVVHSPQETQVHSMDEMLEKVQEPIFIVYCLTLLGVALVFIIILAPKYGGKYVLVYQAICGILGSFTVMGSKGTGIAISQTVKGDQQFTNWFTYVNLAIVIACILVELNFLNRSLAKFNTAVVIPINYVLFTSFVVSLSAVLFKDFFYMNWKDIVSFFLGFIIVVGGIFLLNSFKDMDITMKNLPKAHKKEIEKDETINILVNGNIKNTNDTYRKLDNSQSIASIDQIVFETK, encoded by the exons ATGATAACATCCAGTTTTTTCGTCGGCTCGTTGGATTTCCTGTCAAAG ATGTCTTATAACAACACTACCCAACCAAGCATTTTAAATGTAACCGAGGAAACACTACACCAGGTATCTGAGGCAGATATATATGGTTTCTGGATAGGATTTAGTCTTGCTATATTTTCAAATGCATTCACTGGAAGTAGTTATATAGTGAAGAAACTTGGATTAAATAGAGTAGCCAAGAAACAAGAAGGAGTACTGCCAG ATCATGATGGATATGGTTATCTTAAAGAATGGCTCTGGTGGGTCGGAATGAGCTTAA TGATCTTTGGAGAAATCCTGAACTTTTTAGCCTACATTTTTGCCCCGGCCACATTGGTTACACCATTAGGTGCTCTGAGTGTTATTGTGAC agCTGTCATGTCATCAATATTTTTGAAAGAGAGACTTAATATAATAGGTAAAGTGAGTTGTGGATTGTGTGTCATCGGATCAACAGTCATGGTTGTACATTCACCCCAAGAAACCCAAGTTCACAGTATGGATGAAATGTTAGAGAAAGTTCAAGAAccaa tatttatcgTGTACTGTTTAACGCTATTAGGCGTTGCGTTGGTGTTTATAATAATCCTAGCGCCGAAATATGGAGGAAAATACGTACTGGTTTACCAAGCGATTTGTGGGATCCTTGGGTCTTTTACTGTTATGGGATCTAAAGGAACCGGTATAGCTATATCACAGACAGTCAAAGGGGACCAGCAGTTCACGAACTGGTTTACTTATGTTAATCTGGCTATAGTCATTGCATGTATATTGGTTGAGTTGAACTTTCTGAACCGGTCATTAGCTAAATTTAACACCGCTGTTGTGATACCAATTAATTACGTGCTATTTACATCGTTCGTTGTTTCTTTATCTGCTGTTTTGTTCAAAGACTTTTTCTACATGAACTGGAAGGATATAGTATCGTTCTTTTTAGGTTTCATAATTGTAGTAGGTGGAATATTCTTACTTAATTCCTTTAAAGACATGGATATAACGATGAAAAATCTACCGAAGGCTCATAAGAAAGAAATAGAAAAGGATGAAACTATAAACATTCTAGTCAATGGAAATATCAAAAATACTAACGATACTTATCGAAAACTGGACAATAGTCAAAGTATAGCTAGTATAGACCAGATTGTATTTGAAACAAAATGA